Proteins encoded in a region of the Stieleria neptunia genome:
- a CDS encoding DMT family transporter yields MNHSTSFFLIAIGVGLLAGGLLGAQPSINGSLGKSVAHPLQASLISFGSGTAILLVLTLLVGEFPPAFAVSPRQLPWWIWFGGAIGVVMVSTSLFIVPRIGSLPWFAAVMTGQTLAALLLDHYGLLGNPKTPVSALRVCGTLLLVLGILAIVGARKLEATQDTAVEIVESEE; encoded by the coding sequence TTGAACCATTCCACCAGCTTCTTTTTGATCGCGATCGGCGTCGGCTTGTTGGCCGGCGGTCTGCTCGGCGCTCAACCGAGCATCAACGGATCACTGGGAAAGAGCGTCGCGCACCCGTTGCAAGCGTCGCTGATCTCGTTCGGCAGCGGCACGGCGATCCTGTTGGTGTTGACGCTGTTGGTCGGGGAATTCCCGCCCGCCTTTGCCGTGTCGCCGCGGCAGTTGCCGTGGTGGATTTGGTTCGGCGGCGCGATCGGCGTGGTGATGGTTTCGACGTCGCTGTTCATCGTGCCGCGGATCGGCTCGCTACCCTGGTTTGCCGCCGTGATGACGGGGCAAACGCTGGCGGCGCTGTTGCTGGACCATTATGGGCTGCTCGGCAATCCGAAGACACCGGTTTCTGCCCTGCGTGTCTGTGGGACGCTGTTGTTGGTGCTGGGGATCTTGGCGATCGTCGGTGCGAGAAAGCTGGAAGCGACCCAAGACACCGCGGTCGAAATCGTCGAGTCCGAGGAATAA
- a CDS encoding response regulator: MTKTVVDCGNCGPDFHSIRQFVTSNFDAVVVQSHNAEETLTLLRQRDVALVTVNRKLDRDYSDGMDVVKTIKAEGDVAEVPVMLVTNYEEHQQAAMEAGCVRGFGKLALRDPKTVELLQPYLGSN; encoded by the coding sequence ATGACGAAGACCGTTGTGGACTGTGGTAATTGCGGTCCCGATTTTCACTCGATCCGTCAGTTTGTGACTTCCAACTTCGATGCCGTCGTCGTGCAATCACACAACGCGGAAGAGACGCTCACGTTGCTCCGTCAACGTGACGTCGCGCTGGTGACCGTCAATCGGAAACTTGATCGTGACTACTCCGATGGAATGGACGTGGTCAAAACGATCAAAGCGGAAGGGGACGTCGCCGAAGTGCCCGTGATGTTGGTCACCAATTACGAAGAGCACCAGCAAGCGGCGATGGAGGCCGGTTGCGTGCGAGGCTTCGGAAAGCTTGCCTTGCGAGACCCGAAGACCGTCGAACTGCTTCAACCGTATTTGGGTTCAAATTGA
- a CDS encoding outer membrane protein assembly factor BamB family protein, whose amino-acid sequence MRKQELSAFSMILAAFCLGTLTTVAFSGCKPPTAVPPAAATSNTSGSNTTGSNTTTSARWASNTTANTTVAAETPVAEVPMPVKPAVEVVEPAAAEPIASEPAASEPAASEPAASEPAASEPVAKVAAKPTSDAKVENQASATTLVAEVSDPNEVMASGKDWPQWGGTRLRNNTPGVTGLPRTWNIGKFDRRSGEWDNSNAENIVWYANLGSQTYGNPVVAGGRVFVGTNNGAGHLKRYPSQVDLGCLLAFNEADGEFLWQHSSEKLITGRVHDWPLQGICCAPLVEGNRLWFVTSRGEVRCLDVEGYYDGEDDGPVTGETAFVAELMLASDAGKAAVAALGEGKLSDGLVEALQTAGEAVSGDVKIETVNEGAGWVASGNFGGVDRTFELKKAGPRLSVLKSLGIHDKRDADTIWIYNMMQELGTSQHNMCSCSVTSYGDYLFVNTSNGLDESHLNLPAPDAPTFLCMNKNTGELLWQDSSPGSNILHGQWSSPTVAVLGGVPQVLFCGGDGWLYSFKADGGVEGKPELLWKFDCNPKESKWVIGGEGTRNNLIATPVVYNDLVYIAVGQDPEHGEGEGHFWCIDPNKRGNVSPQLAMKVEGDSRTEIPHKRIQAVEPEKGEIAVDNPNSAVVWHYSLSDNNDDGEIDFEEEMHRTIGTCAIKDDVIYVADFSGLLHCLDARGENGQAKVHFTYDMFAQSWGSPLISDGHVYVGDEDGDVAIFQFGPQYNEPMEEINMGSSVYSTPIAANGRIYISTKDKLFAIEKQSQ is encoded by the coding sequence ATGCGAAAACAAGAACTCTCGGCGTTCTCGATGATCTTGGCTGCTTTCTGTCTCGGCACGCTGACCACCGTTGCGTTCAGTGGTTGCAAGCCACCGACCGCCGTGCCACCCGCCGCGGCAACCAGCAACACGTCGGGCAGCAATACCACCGGCAGCAACACGACCACGTCGGCCCGCTGGGCGTCCAACACGACGGCCAACACCACCGTCGCGGCCGAGACTCCGGTTGCCGAAGTCCCGATGCCGGTCAAACCCGCCGTCGAAGTGGTCGAGCCTGCAGCGGCCGAGCCGATCGCCAGCGAACCGGCAGCCAGCGAACCGGCAGCCAGCGAACCGGCAGCCAGCGAACCGGCAGCCAGCGAACCCGTCGCCAAGGTCGCCGCCAAACCGACCAGCGATGCCAAGGTGGAAAACCAAGCATCGGCGACCACGTTGGTTGCCGAGGTCTCGGATCCCAACGAAGTGATGGCGAGCGGGAAGGACTGGCCGCAGTGGGGCGGAACGCGATTGCGCAACAACACGCCGGGCGTGACCGGATTGCCGCGAACCTGGAACATCGGGAAATTTGATCGTCGCAGCGGAGAGTGGGACAACAGCAACGCGGAAAACATCGTGTGGTATGCCAATCTGGGCAGCCAGACGTACGGGAATCCCGTCGTCGCCGGCGGCCGCGTGTTTGTCGGCACCAACAACGGTGCCGGGCACCTGAAACGGTATCCGTCTCAAGTCGACTTGGGATGCTTGTTGGCCTTTAACGAAGCCGATGGAGAATTCCTGTGGCAGCACAGCAGCGAAAAGCTGATCACCGGACGCGTTCACGATTGGCCGCTGCAAGGCATTTGCTGTGCACCGCTGGTCGAAGGCAATCGGTTGTGGTTTGTGACCAGCCGCGGGGAAGTCCGCTGTCTCGACGTCGAAGGCTATTATGACGGCGAAGACGACGGGCCGGTGACAGGGGAAACGGCGTTTGTCGCCGAACTGATGCTCGCCAGCGACGCCGGCAAGGCAGCGGTCGCGGCACTCGGTGAAGGCAAACTGTCCGACGGCTTGGTCGAAGCGCTGCAAACGGCCGGCGAAGCGGTCAGCGGTGACGTCAAAATTGAAACGGTCAACGAAGGCGCCGGCTGGGTCGCCAGCGGAAACTTCGGCGGCGTCGACCGCACATTCGAACTGAAAAAGGCCGGGCCTCGGTTGAGCGTGCTCAAGAGTCTGGGCATCCACGACAAACGCGACGCCGACACCATCTGGATCTACAACATGATGCAGGAACTGGGCACCAGCCAACACAACATGTGCTCGTGCAGCGTGACCAGCTATGGCGATTACCTGTTCGTCAACACCAGCAATGGCCTGGACGAATCGCACCTGAACTTGCCCGCCCCCGATGCACCGACGTTCCTGTGCATGAACAAAAACACCGGCGAATTGCTGTGGCAGGACTCCTCGCCGGGATCCAACATCCTGCACGGCCAATGGTCCAGCCCCACCGTCGCTGTGCTGGGCGGCGTGCCGCAGGTTTTGTTTTGCGGCGGAGACGGATGGTTGTACAGCTTCAAAGCCGACGGTGGCGTCGAGGGCAAGCCGGAATTGCTGTGGAAATTCGACTGCAACCCGAAGGAATCCAAATGGGTCATCGGCGGTGAAGGAACGCGTAACAATCTGATCGCGACGCCCGTCGTCTACAACGATTTGGTTTACATCGCGGTCGGGCAGGATCCCGAGCACGGTGAGGGCGAAGGCCACTTCTGGTGCATCGATCCCAACAAGCGTGGCAACGTGTCACCGCAATTGGCGATGAAGGTCGAAGGCGACAGTCGCACCGAGATCCCCCACAAACGGATCCAAGCGGTTGAACCTGAGAAGGGCGAAATCGCCGTCGACAATCCGAATTCGGCCGTGGTCTGGCACTATTCGCTGTCGGACAACAACGACGACGGCGAAATCGACTTCGAAGAGGAAATGCACCGCACGATCGGCACCTGTGCGATCAAAGACGACGTGATCTATGTCGCCGACTTTTCGGGATTGCTGCACTGTTTGGATGCCCGTGGCGAGAACGGCCAGGCCAAAGTGCACTTCACCTATGACATGTTCGCACAAAGCTGGGGCAGCCCGCTGATCAGTGATGGGCACGTCTACGTGGGCGACGAAGACGGCGACGTGGCGATTTTCCAGTTCGGCCCGCAGTACAACGAGCCGATGGAAGAAATCAACATGGGCAGCAGCGTCTACAGCACGCCGATTGCGGCCAACGGCCGAATCTACATCAGCACCAAAGACAAGTTGTTCGCCATCGAGAAGCAATCGCAATGA
- a CDS encoding outer membrane protein assembly factor BamB family protein, with translation MTRPTSDLRRRFDAALPFLLMLPILWLGVAAPAADWPYWRGPNMDGTAQVSGLPDDWDSKGGDGSNLLWKREDIGSFCTPVTMGGRLYTIQRHLPDTEREGEKVVCLDAKTGETIWENSYNVWLSDVPAERIGWTSVVADPESGNVYVLGACDIFQCMDGESGETLWKVPLHEQFGMLSTYGGRTNFPIVHEDLVIISGIIINWGDYAKPNHRMLALDKLTGEFVWFSGTRDLPYDTSYSAPTITTIDGQRQLIMGFGDGQVWGIQPRTGKPLWKYELSRRGLFAAPLVVGDKIFCSHNEENVGEWANVMGAVAGIKVSGTGDQTQVSELWKQYEVVAGFSEPVLIDGRLYLVDDRCKMWVFDAETGEPIVEQERFADSRQKSALLYADGKIYVTTENGRWSIVKPTADGFEVINDGRLRSESFVASPIVADGRLYFQSTRNLYCISNEAAKQSDQSIRDAFGEERPVAEDTQIAQVQIVPVEAVIQPGESIEYKVNVFNAIGQKLETPGDVTFRVEGGAASIDGNKLTAAADAAHTGVQVIAQLGDATGTARVRIVPPLPWKFTFDGLSDPPLSWVGARYRHVIREIDGSAALTKISTIPKGARSRAWMGPSDLSQYTISADARGQRALGALPDIGLTAHGYVLDLMGEAQQVQIRTWASSEERSSANAAFPWSEDQWYRMKLRVDLESEAPAQVAVIRGKVWPRDQEEPQEWTLTVRDESPNLNASPGLYGNAKVAEIYLDNIEVVENSNEP, from the coding sequence ATGACGCGACCAACTTCTGACCTCCGACGTCGATTCGATGCGGCGTTGCCATTCCTGTTGATGCTTCCGATCTTGTGGCTCGGTGTCGCGGCGCCGGCGGCCGACTGGCCCTATTGGCGTGGTCCGAACATGGACGGGACCGCCCAGGTCAGCGGCTTGCCCGACGACTGGGATTCCAAGGGAGGCGACGGCAGCAATCTGCTGTGGAAACGCGAAGACATCGGCAGTTTCTGCACCCCGGTCACGATGGGGGGACGACTCTACACGATCCAACGGCACCTGCCCGACACCGAGCGAGAAGGCGAGAAAGTCGTCTGCCTGGACGCCAAGACCGGCGAGACGATCTGGGAAAACAGCTACAACGTCTGGCTGTCGGATGTCCCGGCAGAGCGGATCGGGTGGACCAGCGTCGTCGCCGACCCGGAGTCGGGCAACGTGTATGTGCTGGGCGCCTGCGACATCTTCCAGTGCATGGACGGGGAATCCGGCGAGACGCTTTGGAAGGTCCCGTTGCACGAACAGTTCGGCATGCTCAGCACCTACGGGGGGCGGACGAATTTCCCGATCGTGCACGAAGACTTGGTGATCATCAGCGGGATCATCATCAACTGGGGCGACTACGCCAAACCCAATCACCGCATGCTGGCACTGGACAAGCTGACGGGCGAATTCGTTTGGTTCAGCGGAACGCGTGATTTGCCCTACGACACGTCCTACTCGGCACCGACCATTACGACCATCGACGGTCAACGGCAATTGATCATGGGCTTTGGCGACGGCCAGGTCTGGGGCATTCAGCCTCGAACGGGCAAACCGCTCTGGAAATACGAACTGTCGCGTCGGGGACTATTCGCCGCACCCCTGGTCGTCGGCGACAAAATCTTTTGCAGCCACAATGAAGAAAACGTCGGCGAATGGGCCAACGTGATGGGCGCCGTCGCGGGAATCAAGGTTTCCGGCACCGGTGATCAAACCCAAGTCAGTGAGCTGTGGAAACAGTACGAAGTCGTGGCGGGATTCAGCGAACCGGTGCTCATCGATGGGCGTTTGTACCTGGTCGATGACCGCTGCAAGATGTGGGTTTTCGATGCCGAAACGGGAGAACCGATTGTCGAACAAGAACGGTTCGCCGACAGCCGCCAAAAATCGGCGCTGTTGTACGCCGACGGAAAGATCTACGTGACGACCGAAAATGGTCGCTGGTCGATCGTCAAGCCGACCGCCGACGGGTTTGAAGTGATCAACGACGGACGCTTGCGGAGTGAATCCTTTGTCGCCTCGCCGATCGTCGCCGACGGTCGCTTGTATTTCCAAAGCACGCGAAATCTGTACTGCATCAGCAATGAAGCGGCCAAACAGTCCGACCAATCGATCCGCGATGCCTTCGGAGAGGAGCGACCGGTTGCCGAGGACACGCAGATCGCCCAGGTCCAAATCGTTCCGGTCGAAGCCGTCATCCAACCCGGTGAATCGATCGAGTACAAGGTCAATGTGTTCAACGCGATCGGCCAAAAACTGGAAACGCCCGGCGACGTGACGTTCCGAGTCGAAGGCGGCGCGGCCTCCATCGACGGCAACAAGCTGACCGCTGCGGCCGATGCGGCCCACACCGGGGTCCAAGTCATCGCCCAGTTGGGCGACGCCACCGGCACCGCGCGCGTGCGGATCGTGCCCCCGCTGCCCTGGAAATTCACCTTTGACGGCCTGTCCGATCCGCCCCTGTCGTGGGTCGGTGCCCGATACCGCCACGTGATTCGCGAAATCGACGGGTCGGCCGCCTTGACCAAGATCAGCACGATCCCCAAGGGGGCCCGAAGCCGTGCCTGGATGGGGCCGAGCGATTTGTCACAGTACACCATTTCCGCCGACGCACGCGGCCAGCGAGCGTTGGGCGCCCTGCCGGACATCGGGTTGACGGCCCACGGTTATGTGCTCGACTTAATGGGCGAAGCCCAACAGGTTCAAATCCGGACCTGGGCGTCGTCCGAGGAACGGTCTTCGGCAAACGCGGCGTTCCCCTGGTCGGAAGACCAGTGGTACCGGATGAAGCTGCGGGTCGATTTGGAGAGCGAAGCCCCCGCACAGGTGGCGGTGATCCGCGGCAAGGTTTGGCCTCGCGATCAGGAGGAGCCCCAGGAATGGACACTGACGGTGCGAGACGAATCGCCTAATTTAAACGCCAGCCCCGGTCTTTACGGCAACGCAAAGGTCGCGGAAATTTATTTGGACAATATCGAAGTCGTTGAAAACAGCAACGAACCATAG
- a CDS encoding cupin domain-containing protein — protein sequence MPDQGPAIVDLTALPGVACPCGIARRAFHDRGEFPGTVHLTKIDRSARTHYHTEHTEVYVVLECDDDAAIELDGRLHPVRPKTSILIPPGTRHRAVGCMEVVIVCLPDFDPADEHFD from the coding sequence ATGCCCGACCAAGGCCCCGCCATCGTCGATCTGACCGCCCTGCCCGGGGTCGCGTGCCCCTGTGGCATCGCGCGTCGGGCATTTCACGACCGGGGCGAGTTCCCCGGGACCGTTCATCTGACAAAAATCGATCGATCAGCCCGAACGCACTACCATACCGAACACACCGAGGTTTACGTCGTATTGGAGTGTGATGATGATGCGGCGATCGAGCTGGACGGCCGATTGCACCCCGTCCGCCCCAAAACCTCGATCTTGATCCCACCCGGCACCCGACATCGTGCGGTCGGATGCATGGAAGTGGTGATCGTTTGCCTACCCGACTTCGATCCCGCCGACGAACACTTCGATTGA
- a CDS encoding Mrp/NBP35 family ATP-binding protein, with product MPDLSESSVRQLLDGHPDPETGRPMGSMGQVVSVGVDGQHAKIQLGLTSHSLPIQDDVRDAVLSKLAAAFPGIQVDLEFKTHARPATRVGQTALRAKSVIAVGSGKGGVGKSTVAASIALTLRRLGSRVGLMDADVYGPSIPHLLGLSGRPGFSESKRIDPIMLDDSPDLSPMPVMSMGFLVDPKEAVIWRGPMLHGSINQFLGMTEWGELDYLIIDMPPGTGDVALTLSQAIPLAGSVVVCTPQEVALLDAVKAIAMFRKVNIPILGMVENMSGFLCPDCGKTYDIFGAGGAREKAEQMDVAFLGGLPLDIKLRVAGDEGRLAAVLSSDEAARAPLERVSQAMVRTLAARNAAAPPKPSLPTL from the coding sequence ATGCCTGATCTCTCCGAATCTTCCGTCCGCCAGCTTCTCGATGGGCACCCCGACCCCGAAACCGGACGCCCGATGGGCTCGATGGGGCAAGTCGTCTCGGTCGGTGTGGACGGCCAGCACGCCAAGATCCAGCTCGGCCTCACCTCCCACTCGCTTCCGATCCAAGACGATGTGCGCGACGCCGTGCTGTCCAAACTGGCCGCCGCCTTTCCTGGCATCCAGGTCGATCTGGAATTCAAGACGCACGCCCGTCCGGCCACGCGCGTCGGCCAAACCGCGCTCCGCGCCAAAAGCGTGATCGCGGTCGGCAGCGGCAAAGGCGGCGTCGGCAAAAGCACCGTGGCGGCTTCGATCGCGCTGACGCTGCGGCGACTGGGCAGCCGAGTCGGCTTGATGGACGCGGATGTCTACGGACCCAGCATTCCACATCTGCTGGGGCTCTCCGGCCGTCCCGGTTTTAGCGAGTCCAAACGGATCGATCCGATCATGCTCGACGACAGCCCCGACCTGTCGCCAATGCCCGTGATGTCGATGGGATTCCTGGTCGACCCCAAGGAAGCCGTGATTTGGCGCGGCCCGATGCTGCACGGTTCGATCAACCAGTTTCTGGGCATGACCGAATGGGGTGAACTGGATTACCTGATCATCGACATGCCACCGGGAACCGGCGACGTCGCCTTGACGCTCTCGCAAGCCATCCCGCTGGCCGGCAGTGTGGTCGTCTGCACGCCCCAAGAGGTCGCGCTGCTCGATGCCGTCAAGGCGATCGCGATGTTTCGAAAGGTCAACATTCCGATCCTGGGCATGGTCGAAAACATGAGCGGCTTCCTGTGCCCCGATTGCGGCAAGACCTATGACATCTTTGGGGCCGGTGGGGCACGCGAGAAGGCCGAGCAGATGGACGTCGCCTTCCTGGGCGGCCTTCCGTTGGACATCAAACTGCGTGTCGCCGGTGACGAAGGACGGCTGGCTGCGGTTCTCAGCAGCGACGAAGCCGCTCGTGCCCCCCTGGAACGCGTCAGCCAAGCGATGGTTCGTACCCTGGCTGCTCGAAATGCCGCCGCACCGCCCAAGCCGTCGCTGCCGACACTCTGA
- a CDS encoding site-2 protease family protein translates to MLLSEPPETAYDIRFTLLGFPVRIAVTFWLGAVVFGYSLCRFFSSEELGVGPLMIAWALCLLLSILIHELGHALAFRHYGIQSSIVLYHFGGLAIPTSTYMPGRSIARIGEKEQLIISAAGPAFQLLSALAVILAVKSAGFKVSAFHWMPSFLADLPWVTEGAFIDSQGMEALVTFYILPSVLWALLNLVPVWPLDGGRIARSLIVINGGTVAQSLWVSVICSGLLAFYAFNHGQPMMGIFFLMFGVSSYQMLNPMNNGWR, encoded by the coding sequence ATGCTGTTATCCGAGCCCCCCGAGACCGCTTACGACATCCGTTTCACCCTACTCGGTTTCCCGGTCAGGATTGCGGTGACGTTTTGGTTGGGCGCCGTCGTTTTCGGCTACTCGCTGTGCCGTTTTTTTTCCAGCGAGGAGCTAGGCGTCGGGCCACTGATGATCGCCTGGGCGCTGTGTTTGCTGCTTTCGATCTTGATTCACGAGCTGGGGCATGCGTTGGCGTTCCGCCATTACGGCATTCAGTCATCGATTGTGCTGTATCACTTCGGCGGCTTGGCGATTCCGACCAGCACCTACATGCCGGGTCGATCGATCGCGCGGATCGGCGAGAAGGAACAGTTGATCATTTCGGCAGCCGGGCCGGCGTTTCAGTTGTTGTCCGCATTGGCGGTGATCCTGGCCGTCAAGTCGGCAGGTTTCAAAGTGTCTGCGTTTCACTGGATGCCATCGTTCCTGGCCGATCTTCCTTGGGTCACCGAGGGAGCTTTCATCGATAGCCAAGGGATGGAGGCATTGGTGACGTTTTACATCTTGCCGAGTGTCTTGTGGGCGTTGCTGAACCTTGTTCCGGTCTGGCCACTCGATGGAGGGCGCATCGCGCGCAGTCTGATTGTGATCAATGGTGGTACGGTCGCGCAATCGCTATGGGTCAGCGTGATCTGCAGTGGCTTGTTGGCCTTCTATGCGTTCAATCATGGGCAACCGATGATGGGCATCTTCTTCTTGATGTTCGGTGTCAGCAGTTACCAGATGTTGAACCCGATGAACAACGGTTGGCGTTAG
- a CDS encoding DUF1588 domain-containing protein, whose amino-acid sequence MTTRTAARRNALPMLTIFAVLIMALLLPPSAAAAEATDTQGTRQTDQRKNNVMTFLRQNCLDCHDGSEGEGGFDLNRLKWADLAHSTEPQSTEPQSTEPQSTEPQSTEPQNLATWVRVFDRVADGEMPPEEYGDVEAEPKARFLHTAAESIDETITSRHQSLGRVLARRLTNRQLERTLGDLFAIATPLSQLMPDEQRTDGFRNIADAQSMSHYHLEDHLRVVDAALDQAFDRLRPNRSDVVIDLPASRIANKRKGQRNRDPELRDGAAVIWSCGISFYGRISRTELDHSGWYRITLDASSLKMPEDRGLWCSIRSGKCVSNAPLMHWVGAFEATETPQTFTFTTWIEADHMLEIRPADSTLKKARFNGGQVGFGEGESQNVPGVAMHSLKIERIYPGGDQAAVQQALFGDLDVRYDRKSKRFQLQSDSPAEDLKKRLHDFATAAFRGPVTKEMLEPYASLIDHGIDGNNDPIEVLRQTYRAVLCSPRFIYFTETPGRLSDHAVANRLSYMLTGRGPDPKLRAAADAGRLSDPAEIIAQTRRLLQGKTLQQFVSDFSDQWLDLADIDFTEPDRRMHKDFDLVVQNAMLGETRRYLETLIVENQPARMLVDSDFTWLNNRLARYYDIDADIAPSQWKRVSIADHPFRGGLMTHGSILKVTANGSNTSPVVRGVWICDRLLGIPIPDPPANVPAIEPDVRGATTVRQILEKHRSQTECASCHAKIDPPGFALEHFDAAGKWRDHYLTRRGGAYKQGPEVDSAYRLADGREFDSFVAFRELAAGDDHLVARNFAAQLLVYATGHEITFADRKTLDQIVSQTKSDGYRLRSLIEAVVTSQTFLTK is encoded by the coding sequence ATGACTACGAGGACCGCCGCGCGACGCAACGCGTTGCCGATGCTCACGATATTTGCAGTGCTGATCATGGCACTGTTGCTGCCACCGTCGGCCGCAGCCGCGGAAGCAACCGACACCCAAGGCACGCGACAAACCGATCAGCGCAAGAACAACGTGATGACGTTCTTGCGACAAAACTGTCTGGACTGCCACGACGGCAGTGAAGGCGAGGGCGGATTTGATTTGAACCGACTGAAGTGGGCCGATCTGGCACACTCGACCGAACCCCAGAGCACCGAACCCCAGAGCACCGAACCCCAGAGCACCGAACCCCAGAGCACCGAACCCCAGAACCTTGCCACTTGGGTTCGCGTTTTTGATCGCGTCGCCGACGGTGAAATGCCGCCGGAGGAATACGGCGACGTCGAAGCAGAGCCCAAAGCACGGTTTCTCCACACGGCCGCTGAATCGATCGACGAAACGATCACCTCGCGTCATCAATCACTCGGACGTGTGCTCGCCAGACGACTGACCAATCGGCAACTGGAACGAACGCTCGGTGACCTGTTCGCGATCGCGACCCCGCTTTCGCAATTGATGCCCGACGAACAGCGCACCGATGGGTTTCGCAACATCGCCGATGCCCAGTCGATGTCCCACTATCATCTCGAAGACCACCTGCGTGTCGTCGATGCGGCCCTGGATCAAGCCTTTGATCGGCTTCGCCCCAACCGGTCCGACGTCGTCATCGATCTGCCGGCGTCACGGATCGCAAACAAACGCAAGGGGCAACGCAATCGCGATCCCGAGTTGCGCGATGGCGCGGCGGTGATCTGGTCCTGTGGAATCTCGTTTTACGGACGGATCTCCCGGACCGAATTGGACCACTCCGGTTGGTATCGCATCACACTCGATGCGTCTTCGCTGAAGATGCCCGAGGATCGCGGTCTGTGGTGTTCCATTCGAAGTGGCAAATGTGTTTCCAACGCACCGTTGATGCATTGGGTCGGCGCGTTCGAAGCGACCGAGACTCCGCAAACGTTTACCTTCACCACATGGATCGAAGCCGATCACATGCTTGAAATTCGTCCCGCCGACAGCACGCTGAAGAAAGCACGCTTCAACGGCGGTCAAGTCGGGTTCGGCGAAGGGGAATCGCAAAACGTCCCCGGTGTCGCGATGCACTCGCTGAAGATCGAGCGGATTTATCCCGGCGGAGACCAAGCCGCCGTCCAGCAGGCTTTGTTCGGCGACCTGGACGTTCGATACGATCGGAAATCGAAACGTTTTCAATTGCAAAGTGATTCACCGGCGGAAGACCTGAAGAAACGGTTGCATGACTTTGCCACCGCAGCCTTCCGCGGCCCGGTCACGAAGGAGATGCTGGAACCCTACGCCAGCCTGATCGATCACGGCATCGACGGCAATAACGATCCGATCGAAGTGCTTCGTCAAACCTATCGGGCCGTGCTGTGTTCGCCTCGATTCATCTATTTCACCGAAACACCCGGACGTCTGAGCGACCACGCCGTCGCCAATCGACTCAGTTACATGCTGACCGGCAGGGGGCCCGACCCCAAACTGCGTGCGGCCGCCGACGCGGGGCGCTTGTCCGATCCGGCGGAGATCATCGCCCAGACGCGTCGCTTGCTTCAAGGCAAAACACTTCAGCAGTTCGTCAGCGATTTCTCCGACCAATGGCTGGACCTTGCCGATATCGATTTCACCGAACCGGATCGAAGGATGCACAAGGACTTTGACTTGGTGGTCCAAAATGCGATGCTCGGTGAGACGCGTCGCTATTTGGAAACGTTGATTGTCGAAAACCAACCGGCGCGGATGCTGGTCGATTCTGATTTCACGTGGCTGAACAATCGTCTGGCGCGGTACTATGACATCGATGCCGACATCGCCCCTTCGCAATGGAAACGCGTCTCGATCGCGGACCATCCGTTTCGCGGCGGGCTGATGACGCACGGATCGATCCTGAAGGTGACGGCCAACGGATCCAACACCTCGCCGGTCGTCCGCGGCGTTTGGATCTGTGATCGATTGCTCGGCATTCCCATCCCTGATCCGCCGGCCAACGTGCCTGCGATCGAACCCGACGTGCGTGGTGCCACGACGGTTCGCCAGATCCTTGAAAAACACCGTTCGCAAACCGAGTGCGCATCATGCCATGCCAAAATCGATCCCCCCGGATTCGCGTTGGAGCACTTTGATGCCGCCGGTAAGTGGCGTGATCATTACCTGACGCGTCGCGGCGGGGCGTACAAACAAGGCCCCGAAGTCGACTCGGCGTATCGGCTTGCCGACGGTCGAGAATTTGATTCCTTCGTCGCCTTCCGAGAACTCGCCGCCGGTGATGACCATCTCGTCGCCCGCAACTTTGCCGCCCAACTGCTTGTCTATGCGACCGGGCATGAAATCACGTTCGCCGACCGCAAGACCCTGGACCAAATCGTCTCTCAAACCAAGTCCGATGGCTATCGATTGCGTTCGCTGATCGAAGCCGTCGTGACCAGCCAAACTTTCCTCACCAAGTGA